TGAAGAAATCGTGCGTGAGTCTTCGGACGAAGCACCATTCTCTGCACTCGCGTTCAAAGTCATGACTGACCCTTACGTCGGTAAACTTACATTCTTCCGTGTGTACTCTGGTACAGCTTCGGCAGGATCGTACGTTAAAAACTCAACAAAAGGCAAACGTGAGCGTCTTGGACGTATCCTTCAAATGCACGCAAACAGCCGTGAAGAGATCCCGATGGTATACGCGGGTGACATCGCTGCAGCTGTAGGTTTGAAAGATACGACTACTGGAGATACGCTTTGTGCAGAGAAAGACAACGTCGTTCTCGAGTCAATGACATTCCCAGAACCAGTTATCTCGGTCGCTATCGAACCAAAAACGAAAGCTGACCAAGATAAAATGGGTCAAGCCCTCGCTAAGCTTGCTGAAGAGGATCCAACGTTCCGCACTGAAACAAACCCAGAGACTGGTCAAACGATCATCTCAGGTATGGGTGAGCTTCACCTCGACATCATCGTTGACCGTATGCGTCGCGAGTTCAAAGTCGAAGCAAACGTTGGTGCTCCACAAGTAGCTTACCGTGAAACGATCCGCCAAGCGGCGAAGATCGATTCGAAGTTCGCTCGTCAATCTGGTGGTCGTGGTCAGTATGGTCACGTCGTCGTAGAATTCGAGCCGAACGAAGAAGGCGCTGGCTTCGAGTTCAACAACAAAATCGTCGGTGGTGTTGTTCCACGTGAATACATCCCAGCGGTTGAGCACGGAATCGAAGAAGCACTTCAAAACGGTATCCTTGCTGGTTACCCAGTCGTTGACGTAAAAGCTTCACTCGTCTTCGGATCGTACCACGATGTCGACTCAAACGAGATGGCATTTAAAGTTGCGGCTTCAATGGCAGTCAAACAACTTAAAGATAAGAGCGGCGCTGTTATCCTTGAGCCAATGATGAAAGTTGAAATCGTTATCCCAGACGAATACATGGGAGACATCATGGGTGATGTTACATCACGCCGTGGTCGCGTAGAAGGTATGGAAGCACGCGGTAACGCTCAAGTTGTCCGTTCAATGATTCCACTTTCTGAAATGTTTGGATACGCTACTGGTCTTCGTTCACGCACACAAGGTCGCGGAACGTACTCGATGCACTTCGATCACTACGAAGAAGTACCGAAATCAGTTGCGGAAGAAATCATCAAAAAAGCGAACGGCTAATCCTTCACAGGTTGTCACGCTTTTATGATTAGTGTAAGCTAAGGAAGGTGTACGTTATCTTACGACTCACCTTCCTAGTTATAAAAAATTATTAGACACATAGAGGAGGAATTCAGAATGGGTAAGGAAAAATTCGACCGTTCTAAACCGCACGTTAACGTTGGTACAATCGGCCACGTCGACCACGGTAAAACAACTTTAACAGCAGCTATCTCAGCTGTACTTGCAAAAGCACAAGGTAAAGCTGCAACTAAGTTTGACCAAATCGATGGTGCTCCAGAAGAGCGCGAGCGCGGTATCACAATCGCAACAGCTCACATCGAGTACGAAACAGAAAAACGCCACTATGCACACGTTGACTGCCCAGGTCACGCTGACTATGTTAAAAACATGATCACTGGTGCTGCACAAATGGACGGCGCGATCCTCGTTGTTTCTGCAACAGATGGTCCAATGCCACAAACACGTGAGCACATCTTGCTTTCACGTCAAGTAGGTGTTCCTTTCATCGTAGTATTCATGAACAAAGTTGACATGGTTGACGACGAAGAGCTTCTTGAGCTCGTCGAAATGGAAATCCGTGAGCTTCTTTCTGAGTACGACTTCCCAGGTGATGACCTCCCAGTTATCCAAGGTTCTGCTCTTGGCGCGCTTAACGGCGAAGCTAAATGGGAAGAAAAAATCATGGAACTCATGGCAGCTGTCGATGAGTACATCCCAGAACCAACTCGTGACACTGAAAAAGACTTCATGATGCCAGTTGAGGATGTCTTCTCAATCACTGGTCGTGGTACAGTTGCTACTGGCCGCGTTGAGCGTGGAGTTCTTAAAGTCAACGACGAGATCGAAATCGTTGGTCTTCACGAAGAAACTAAAAAATCAGTATGTACTGGTGTAGAGATGTTCCGTAAGCTTCTTGACTATGCTGAAGCTGGCGACAACATCGGTGCTCTTCTCCGTGGTGTATCACGTGACGACATCGAGCGTGGACAAGTTCTCGCGAAACCAAACACAATCACACCACACAAAAAGTTCAAAGCGCAAGTTTACGTTCTTTCTAAAGAAGAGGGTGGCCGTCACACGCCATTCTTCGCGAACTACCGCCCGCAGTTCTACTTCCGTACAACTGACGTAACTGGTATGGTTCAACTTCCAGAAGGTACTGAAATGGTTATGCCTGGGGACAACATCGAAATGACTGTTGAACTCATCGCACCAATCGCTCTTGAAAAAGAAACTCGTTTCTCAATCCGTGAAGGT
This region of Exiguobacterium acetylicum DSM 20416 genomic DNA includes:
- the fusA gene encoding elongation factor G, with translation MAREFSLKNTRNIGIMAHIDAGKTTTTERILYYTGRIHKIGETHEGASQMDWMEQEQERGITITSAATTAQWKGNRVNIIDTPGHVDFTVEVERSLRVLDGAVAVLDAQSGVEPQTETVWRQATTYGVPRIVFVNKMDKIGADFLYSVGTLRERLQANAHAIQLPIGAEDEFKGIIDLVEQKTYMYGNDLGTDIEVTDGFPADLADQAEELRGSLIEAVADYEEELMMKYLEGEEITIDELKAAIRKATLTVDFYPVLVGSAFKNKGVQLMLDAVLDYLPSPIDVKAISGIDMDTDEEIVRESSDEAPFSALAFKVMTDPYVGKLTFFRVYSGTASAGSYVKNSTKGKRERLGRILQMHANSREEIPMVYAGDIAAAVGLKDTTTGDTLCAEKDNVVLESMTFPEPVISVAIEPKTKADQDKMGQALAKLAEEDPTFRTETNPETGQTIISGMGELHLDIIVDRMRREFKVEANVGAPQVAYRETIRQAAKIDSKFARQSGGRGQYGHVVVEFEPNEEGAGFEFNNKIVGGVVPREYIPAVEHGIEEALQNGILAGYPVVDVKASLVFGSYHDVDSNEMAFKVAASMAVKQLKDKSGAVILEPMMKVEIVIPDEYMGDIMGDVTSRRGRVEGMEARGNAQVVRSMIPLSEMFGYATGLRSRTQGRGTYSMHFDHYEEVPKSVAEEIIKKANG
- the tuf gene encoding elongation factor Tu; protein product: MGKEKFDRSKPHVNVGTIGHVDHGKTTLTAAISAVLAKAQGKAATKFDQIDGAPEERERGITIATAHIEYETEKRHYAHVDCPGHADYVKNMITGAAQMDGAILVVSATDGPMPQTREHILLSRQVGVPFIVVFMNKVDMVDDEELLELVEMEIRELLSEYDFPGDDLPVIQGSALGALNGEAKWEEKIMELMAAVDEYIPEPTRDTEKDFMMPVEDVFSITGRGTVATGRVERGVLKVNDEIEIVGLHEETKKSVCTGVEMFRKLLDYAEAGDNIGALLRGVSRDDIERGQVLAKPNTITPHKKFKAQVYVLSKEEGGRHTPFFANYRPQFYFRTTDVTGMVQLPEGTEMVMPGDNIEMTVELIAPIALEKETRFSIREGGRTVGAGSVTEIVE